Below is a genomic region from Candidatus Desulfatibia profunda.
TTTGGGTGCAGGCGCCATGCCTGCGGTAATCCCTTTTAAATCCAGCGGGGAGGTCTCCCTGGAAGGGATTGCCGGTTATCGTTGACATGCTTTTTTATGCAACGATAGGGTGGTAGGAGACAAGAATGCTTAAAAAAATAACTTCCGGCGGTCAAACCGGCGCCGACCAGGCGGCTCTTGATGTCGCCCTGAAGCTGGGAATTCCGCACGGCGGGTGGATACCCAAGGGAAGGTTAACGGAAGCCGGCCCGCTAAATGGCAAATACCAATTACAGGAGACGGAAAACGCCAACTACAACAAACGGACCGCACAGAATGTCATCGATTCCGACGGGACCTTGATCATATCCCACGGCACACTCACGGGCGGGTCTGAGTATACCCGGGAAATGGCCGCTTACCACAACCGGCCCTGGCTTCACATCGACCTGAACGCGACCATCGCTTTTCATGCCGCCCAGCAAATCAGTTCCTGGATCAAGGAGCACAACATCCAGGTTCTGAATGTTGCCGGATCCCGGGCCAGCAAGGATGCAAAGATATACCGTGCCGTTGCGGATCTTCTGGAAACCGTTTTATATCTGGATATCGTCGACAGCTCCATACCGAATCCTTTTGCCGCCTATGGCAAGAGCCTGGCGGAAATGGAAAGCTTCAGCCCGCCGCGAACCGTTGATCAGGCCGTTGAGAAACTTCTTGCGAAGCTGTCGCTGAGAGAAAAAACCATGATAGCCAATATCCCGGAGGATAATTTGCAGAATCTCTATCATTCCCTGGAAGAATACATTAAAAATGAATTCAGGTTGTGGCTTGCAAATGACGAACTCATGGAGTCGTGTCGCTCGATGTCCGGCAAGCATGACCTTAACGAGTATAACGCTGCCTTGACTATTATCAGGGCACTATGGAACAGGCTGCAAAAAACCAACGTGTTGAGAATTGTAAAATAATTTTCGCTTATCTATTTTTTACCAAGAGTGACACATGCTTAATATTGTATTCGTATGCACGGGAAATATCTGCCGCAGCCCCATGGCAGAAGGATTTTTGCGTCACAAGTGGCAAGAAATGGAACGCCATAATCTTCTCAATGTTTTCTCCATGGGAATTCATGGATTGGATAACTCTCCACCCACGGAGCATGCCCAGGCGGTTTGTATGGAACACGGCTTCGATATTTCATCTCACAGATCCCGTTCGCTGGTGGGCGACGAATTGCAAAAGGCGGAGCTGATTTTTTGCATGGAGCCTGCTCACAAACAATTCGTGCAAACTTTTTTCCCGTGGCATCGTGACAAAAGTTTTCTTTTAGGAGCCTGGCCGGAAAAGGAAACCCGCAAGAGTTCCATCCCGGATCCCATGGGCAAGGCCTACGAAGAATATCAGAGGGTTTTCGGCATGATCCGCGATCATATCGAACGCATCATCCCTCTGCTTTAGTCCGGCAGAATGCAACCTGAATTCAGGTACAAACCTGCAGAAAGGTGTGGTACGTGATTGCGCAAAGCATTGCGGGCTTGGCGGCTTTTGCCGGCGTTGCCTGGCTGATCAGCGAAAACCGCCGCCGGGTTCGGATATCTACGGTGATCGTCGGCATCGCCATCCAGCTTGGGGTGGGTTTTATCCTGTTAAAGCTGCCGGTTTTCAGGGAATTTTTTATATCATTGAACCGTCTGGTTCTTTCCCTGGAAGAATCAACCACCGCCGGCACCTCCATGGTGTTCGGTTATCTGGGCGGCGCAGAGCTACCCTTTGCCGAAAAGTATGCGGGTGCCGGCTTTATTTTGGCCTTCCAGGCCCTGCCGCTGATTCTGGTTATCAGCGCGCTGTCGTCCCTTCTGTTTTATTGGAAGATCCTGCCCATGGTTGTCAGAGCCTTTTCCTGGGCATTGCAGCGGACGATGAAACTGGGCGGTG
It encodes:
- a CDS encoding putative molybdenum carrier protein; translated protein: MLKKITSGGQTGADQAALDVALKLGIPHGGWIPKGRLTEAGPLNGKYQLQETENANYNKRTAQNVIDSDGTLIISHGTLTGGSEYTREMAAYHNRPWLHIDLNATIAFHAAQQISSWIKEHNIQVLNVAGSRASKDAKIYRAVADLLETVLYLDIVDSSIPNPFAAYGKSLAEMESFSPPRTVDQAVEKLLAKLSLREKTMIANIPEDNLQNLYHSLEEYIKNEFRLWLANDELMESCRSMSGKHDLNEYNAALTIIRALWNRLQKTNVLRIVK
- a CDS encoding protein tyrosine phosphatase (Wzb shows phosphatase activity towards the autophosphorylated Wzc protein, which induces colanic acid biosynthesis; catalyzes the phosphorylation of UDP-glucose dehydrogenase, an enzyme involved in colanic acid biosynthesis), with protein sequence MLNIVFVCTGNICRSPMAEGFLRHKWQEMERHNLLNVFSMGIHGLDNSPPTEHAQAVCMEHGFDISSHRSRSLVGDELQKAELIFCMEPAHKQFVQTFFPWHRDKSFLLGAWPEKETRKSSIPDPMGKAYEEYQRVFGMIRDHIERIIPLL